The Primulina eburnea isolate SZY01 chromosome 12, ASM2296580v1, whole genome shotgun sequence genome includes the window TTAAGAAAGAAGGAAAGAATTCTCAGTGATATGTAGCGTGTGTGATGAATTCCTCCATCTTTTGTCTTCTGTCTTCCTCCCTTCTTTTCCTTCTTCCGTGCTGGTACTACTTCACAGTAGCTTATGTTCCTTTCTTCCGCGGTCTTCTGCGCTTCTTTCTTCTTTTACATTCTGTTCTTCCGGCTGCTCCATGTACGCTTCTTTTATCCTTATCAATGGGCCTCTTCCTCCAAATCTTTTTAAGGCCCATCTCAAATAAAAAGAAGTGTAGATAAAATCTTTATCAATATTTACatagatttttcaagatttaaatatcatcaaggaataaaaatattttatttcctttcttttgatattttttCCTTTGAAGTCTTGTAAATTCATCTTTTATtccaaatttaatcatttttctcttttattcaaatctaaaattattaattcaatTAAGCACATAATTAGGGATACAAATAAGAGATAAGggcaaatattattaaatcaaATCCCTAAAATCTTTTCAAGATTTGGCCTTATCGGTatgctttaattaatttagtttatagtTAACAATCAACACTTgattaaattttctaaataacaTCTAACTATTCTAATTGTGGTAATTAATATATTGTAAAATTGCGCTCTCTATGGGAACGATATCTGTGCTTACCTAAgtattaaaacttgacaccgtacacttgcagTTAACAAAATAATATAACAACTTTTTGGTACCAATGTATTGTATTATTTTAGTTCTTTTAATTTAGTAAGTCTAGTTTGtgccaaaaaaaatttatattcagTGTCTTGCATGTCAAGTGAGAGGAAGAAGAATCAGTGGGATGATGATGACATTTTTACCAAAATGATTGATTCATGGTGCATATGTACAATTTTTAACGGTCCACAACCATTTATGCACTTTTGCCATGATCATCGATACACCTGATAAGGAGAGAACATCTATTGCATGGTAGGTATTACTGAATAGAAGACAAAATTTTGAGActttttgttattattatcaGATGTTGAAATAAATGTTACAAACACAGAAGTGATCTAGACATTTATTGGGTTTCTTTGGGTTTTtttatattatcataatatattatttgaaGCTTTTTGTGCCTAAAAAAAAGAGATGTGTATTCTCAAATTTATTCTAAAATAGTCATATTATTATTCTAATGAAAATGGTCAGTTTATACAAGTTGATTTGTGAATGAGAAGTAGTGTAGAACTTGGTTTAACACCCTTCAAGAAAAATATGGATAATGTGTGACTTCGGGATGATTTAGATGTTTTTTGGATCGTTTGAGCATTTCAAGCCTACCAATACATAATGTTAATCTCTAGTGTCTCATTTCGAGACAATTAAATATCGAATGGCGTGTGCTACGACACAGTATCCCTGTTCGTATATGTTTATTAATCTCGTGTCAACTACCAAAATCTGAAGTCGATACTGAAACGTCCATTActagtttttctttaaaatatactataattttttttcttcatatCCTTTCATTCGGCCAAAATTtactatacatatatatatatatatgtgtgtgtgtgtgtgtgtgtatttttaaatatactttttatcatttaaaataaaccaaccaacttattatttgaaaatccaaaaagaACGTATGCAAAACATAAAGTCATAAATCGTAAACCAAATcctaaaattagcatttttcaAAAGCATAAACTCTTAAATCTCTCATAACTACTCAAAAGCATAACGTCATAAAATCTTGAAAGTAATCTTAATGCGGAAAACTAGCAAatgtcctcgggtcatgtgcaccATCAATACAGCTAGTTAAACCATAAAGTCCTCCATCATCAACAACATCATGCTCACTtacatcgatcacacctagtgaattTATAGACTCAGAAAACCTTAACCatgatagcaagtaatacatatatattcacaagcaaaaatgaaagataattataataaaatagctttcatgaacatgcatatcTTTAAACCTTTTTCATGtcatcataaacatttcttttcatcatatacatatacgttTTCCCTTTTTGTTGAATTTAGATAGTTAATTGTGATTTTTGTATTAGCTATAGGTCAATGGATCCATTTACGCATAACCATGGTACCAGGCGGcggagacatcagcgacactctcacccgtcaactgattCTTGGCTTTACATATCAtcttattagtcacaatcaagtcATCTTCTTCCAcctttcatcattttcatcaattataaaattcatgcatacatatatcatttttcttttaaaccaagcatgcaacatgttttttagcattattgtttttcatcataaaattttataaacattcaaaataaaaattttaacatcCATTACTGCATTCAGGGCACTTCCAGAACATCAAACATTTTTctagtgtaaaatgaccgtttttcTTCTGAAACCCTAAATTCCCCAATTTATCCTCAGACCTTAAAACGACAAACtaaatccatccaaacttaccataacaccttaaaattcatttataaacatttcttagacgtaaaattaAGCTCATTGACTAATTTCCCAATTCGTTTTATAACTTAAACGTCTCGATTTTAACCTgaaactcgaaacttaaccaaaatttaccaaactagaACCATAGCTTATTAACACCTAACCACACTCTATGCAACCCTAATAAAGCCAATTAAACCCTTGAACAAGCCTAGGAAACCTACTGAGTTTTCTTTTTGCACATAATTCGAAAACCCTAGCCCTAAGCCAACTTCGAGCCCTTCGAACCTAGCTCTTGACCGACCTGTCCAGCCCCTATGCAACCATATTAGGAACACCCTCGAGCCCTTAACCAGCTATTGGACCAATCCCTACTGCCCTAGCACATGCAGCCCTAAACGGCTCTTCCTTCTTGCACCAACCTTCCCTCAAGCCATATAGGACCATGAATCAACAACCTAGGGACCTCCTGGACGTGACCCGAATGCTACTAGAGACTCCACCCTTCAAAAGCCCTGCCCTAGTTTTCCCCTAAACACAAAGTCGTGCGGCCCCTATGTTCATGAACCCTAACCAGACTACACCTTGCAACTTAAGACCCTTGAACCTACTGAAATTCATCCCTTTTCATGTCtctaccatggcagccccttagtgCATCAAGGACATGAATTTAAAAGCATTAAATCTCAAGTTTCATCATGTTAaagccataaaaacgaaaataaaatgagggtttcatatttttcatgcaaacatgattaaacacacataatatggtgtgaaataTGAGTGAAAGAAtattaaggcgtgcctttgtGTAGTATACACACGAAAAACAATTCGAGATACGAAGAACGTTGGCGAAGAGACGTGGGATGAAACCTTGTTGAATTCCCTTCAAAACTTATGTGAGTTTTTGCTCTAAAAATactgtgtgagtgtgtgttgcTGATGAAGAGTCCTAGGTTTATTGTGTTTTAAACATGTGGTTTTAAGTGTTTTCTGGTTTAAAACTCCCTAATTTGATGTACATAATTGGGTAGGAGTTTAGGCTGAATAACCTTGTTATAATAGGGCCATTCTAGTGTaggtaaaatatttcatttaggaaCCTTTTCGAAATTATTAGCCGAGTTTCCAAAAAGTCCCTATTTTCGTCATAAATCGATTACCAGTTAAAAATACGACTCGGCGCGAACttgtcattttcgaaaatacaaATTATAATAtactatatattaaataattaaaaataatcatttaataaaatatttttcatttttatgttCCCCGGTCTTTATTCCTCGATTGCATctcgaataacccttaaaacATAGTTTGATGCATTCTAATATTaaaccatattttaaacatgtaaatatgcctACCACATTCAATATATgcaattaatataatttaattagtcattttccaTTTTTCCTATATTTGCATACAGTTCGATTACGTTATCCCATTTTGAACAGTACCAGTTCCTCCCTCCCTGAAATGAAATTTTGtcatcgaaattaaaacttaccgaataatcTTGGGTGGCGAGTCCTCATGTCCATCttggtttcccaagtagctttcTCCTCCGAATAatttagccacttgactttgaccatttgAATAACTTTGTTTCGGAGCCTTCTTTCTTGCTTTTCCAGAATTTGTATAGGTTGTTCGTCGTATAACATTATTGGAGTCAACTGCAGAGGTTCATAATTTAGTACATGtgaaggattcgacatgtatTTTCGTAGCATCGAgatgtggaacacattatgcACTCCAGCTATCGTCGGTGGCAACGCCACTCTATAAGATAATGCTCCAATATTCTCTAAAATTTCAAACGGTCTTATGAACCTCGGACTGAGTTTGTCTTTCTTTTCAAATCTcgtaacacccttcataggtgctactgTCAGCGTACCTTTTCTGGTGACTTTGTGTAGTCTTCAACCTATCTCTGATCTTGACTATTATCTTCGTTGTGTGCTTGATAAAGTCCGGACCAAATTCTCCtctttcaccaacctcatcccaatgtaTAAGTGATCTACACTTTCTtacataaagtgcctcataagAAGCCATTCCTATAGACgattggtagctattgttataggtgaactccactagaggtaaattCGGTTTTCAACTTCCTTGGATatcgatcacacaagctcggAGTAGATCATCCAAAACTTGAATCACCCTTTCgaactgaccatcggtttgaggatggagCATTGTACTGAACAACAACTTTGTCGCCATCATTGAATGCAGACttttccaaaaggacgatgtgaacctcggATCTATGTCAGAAACAATATACACTGGAATTCCAtgcagtcggactatctcccaaATATACAGCTCTGCGTGCTGTGTATGGTGAATGTCGCCTTAATAGGTATAAAATGCGCTattttcgtaagacgatcagctatcacccaaatggcattgaatCCTCTGATAGTCCTTGGCAGTCCCATTACAAAGTCCATCGATATATTTTCCCATTTCCTTTCATGAATATGAAGTGGATTAAGCTTCCCTGCTGGCCTCTAATGCTCTGCCTTAACTTGCTTTatgtcaaacactcggacaCAAAACGTTAGATGTATCGCATcatgcccggccaccaatacaatgactgtagatctttatacatctttgtacttcTAGGATGAATGGAGTACGGAGTATTAtgagcttccttcataataaCCTACCACAATGAATTGCCACTAGTAACCCATAGTAGATCGGTATCGAAGTATTTCATCCTCCTCAGAATACAGCTTTTGACCCACCCGTAGCTTTATCCTAGAGTCTCCATTTTTACAACATCTCATAAGAAAATGACCTTCACGGATTCTATCCCTCGGAGTCGACTGAACTGTCATAGTAGAAATATTAGGATCCTTTCTCCTAGCATACACTACAAGCTCGGATCAATGAATCATCGCTTTCAATGGTCTTTGAACTGTCAATTGCGCGATGATCGCAGTTTTTTTACTCAAAGagtccgcaactacattagctttacccgggtggtagctaatatcGCAGTCGTAGTCCTTTA containing:
- the LOC140806745 gene encoding uncharacterized protein — translated: MKGVTRFEKKDKLSPRFIRPFEILENIGALSYRVALPPTIAGVHNVFHISMLRKYMSNPSHVLNYEPLQLTPIMLYDEQPIQILEKQERRLRNKVIQMVKVKWLNYSEEKATWETKMDMRTRHPRLFGVIDVSEHDVVDDGGLYGLTSCIDGAHDPRTFASFPH